Sequence from the Mustelus asterias unplaced genomic scaffold, sMusAst1.hap1.1 HAP1_SCAFFOLD_2240, whole genome shotgun sequence genome:
ACCGAGTGCGTCACTCACTAAACACGAAGGCGCCACAATCGAAAAGTTCACAGATGTCAGGAAAATGGTGCGGATGGTACAACAAGCCCACAGAGGAGATAAACACCTCAGGTGAACCAGGAAAAGTCAGGCTGAttcagtgaccaaagatgtgcaggttagggtggattggccgtgggaaCTTTGCCCCTCAGGATAAATGGGTGGGAAAAATGGGGGAGAGGGcccgggtaaaatgctctgttggaaaatcagtgcagattcaataggctgaatggcctccctctgccctgtcgggattctatgattttctctttctcactccgtctctctctctgtctgtctctctctctctgtctgtctctctctctctctctctctgtctctctctgtctgtctcggtctctctctctctgtctgagttCATTTGCAGTCCTGCTTCTCACCAGTAGGGAGCAGCGGAATCTCACAGACAACTTCATCTCtccatttctatagcgcctgcaaaccaatttcaccatctggagGCTCATCATGGGAGGAAACTCAGACACAATTCAATCCCCACAATCAGGACAGGATGTAAGGGGCAGGCGACCAACAGCTCAGTTAAAGGGAGAAAGGTTACAGAGCGTCTttatggaggagagagagagagagacagagagagagagacagagagactgagagacagagagagagagacagagagagagagacagagagacagagagagagagacagagagacagagagacagagacagagagacagagagagagagaacagagagacagagagagagagagagagaagagagagacagagagagagagacagagagagagagacagagagagagaagaggagagagagagagagagagacagagagagagagacagagagagagagacagagacagagagagagagacagagagagagagacagagagagagacagagagacagagagagagagacagagagagagacagagagagagagagagacagagagagagagagagagaggagacagagagagagagacagagagagagagagacggagagagaggagagacggagagagagagggagacagagagagagagagagacagagagagagagagagacggagagagagagacggagagacagggagaaacagagagagagagagagacagagagagagagagagacagagagagagagagagagacagagagagagagggagacagagagaaacagagagagagagagacagagagagagagagagaagagagacagagagagagacagacagagagagagacagagagagagacagagagagagacagagagagtgagagagagagcgagagacagagagagagagaaagagcgagagagagcgagagcgagagagagaaagcgagagagagagagagcgaatgagagacagagagagacacagagagagagagggagatgttttTCTGTATTGTTACAGTAATGAGGACATTGTGAATTTTGCAGCAGATTTTATTCTGGTTcctgcacagagtgtggggagtTCGAGCCCCACGCAGACCCTCTCGCTCGGAACAGGCTGGGtgcacacacccctcactcgtaGGTAAAAGCCTCCATGCAGGATTTCCATTCGATTAGTTCCTCAGGCTTGAACCAAAGGGCAACCTCCTTCTTCGCTGTCTCCAGGGAATCACTGCCATGGATAATATTCCTGAGGATCAGAGAGGGAGACGTCAGCACGTTCGGAAATGTACagccagtgtggtctaaccgagggatacggagaccggaactgtgcacggtgctcccagtgtggtctaaccgagggatacggagactggaactgtgcacggtgctcccagtgtgggtctaaccgagggatacggagaccggaactgtgcatggtgctcccaatgtggtctaaccgagggatagggagaccggaactgtgcacagtgctcccagtgtggtctaactgagggataggagactggaactgtgcacggtgctcccagtgtggtctaaccgagggatacggagactggaactgtgcacggtgctcccagtgtggtctaaccgagggatatggagtctggaactgtgcacggtgctcccagtgtggtctaaccgagggatacggagactggaactgtgcacggtgctcccagtgtggtctaaccaagggatacggagaccggaactgtgcacggtgctcccagtgtggtctaaccgagggatacggagaccggaactgtgcacggtgctcccagtgtggtctaaccgagggatacggagaccggaactgtgcacggtgctcccagtgtgatctaaccgagggatacggagactggaactctgcacggtgctcccagtgtggtctaaccgagggatacggagactggaactgtgcacggtgctcccagtgtggtctaaccgagggatacggagaccggaactgtgcacggtgctcccagtgtggtctaaccgagggatacggagactggaactgtgcacggtgctcccagtgtggtctaaccgagggatacggagactggaactgtgcacggtgctcccagtgtggtctaaccgagggatacggagaccggaactgtgcacggtgctcccagtgtggtctaacggaggggatacggagaccggaacagtgcacggtgctcccagtgtggtctaaccgagggatagggagactggaactgtgcacggtgctccgagtttggtctaaccgagggatacagagaccggaactgtgaacggtgctcccagtgcggtctaaccgagggatacagagaccggaactgtgcacagtgctccgagtgtggtctaaccgagggatacggagactggaactgtgcacggtgctcccagtgtggtctaaccgagggatacagagaccggaactgtgcacggtgctcccagtgtggtctaaccgagggatagggaggccggaactgtgcacagtgctcccagtgtggtctaaccgagggatacggagaccggaactgtgcatggtgctcccaatgtggtctaaccgagggatagggagactggaactgtgcacggtgctcccagtgtggtctaaccgagggatagggaggccggaactgtgcacagtgctcccagtgtggtctaaccgagggatacggagaccggaactgtgcatggtgctcccaatgtggtctaaccgagggatagggagactggaactgtgcacggtgctcccagtgtggtctaaccgagggatagggaggccggaactgtgcacggtgctcccagtgtgttctaaccgagggatacggagactggaactgtgcacggtgcttccagtgtggtctaaccgagggatacagagaccggaactgtgcatggtgctctcAATGtggtctaacccagggatcataactctctctcctttatgcttgcattggaaaaagagaggatcaggcaagctcggaaagtgtttatatggagaaaggggaaatatgaagacataaggcagtaaaattagaggagtaaattggaaggaggtattctcggggaaatgtactgaagagaggtggcagtttttcaaggaatgtctgtctagggttctacaggtcaatgttccgagcagacagggaggagttggtaggttaaaggaaccgtggtgcacgaaagctgtgcgggacctagtcgagaagaaaaggaaagcatacaaaaggttcagagagcttggcgaagatagggatctagatgagtatacggcttgtaggaagggactaaagaaggaaattaggagagtcagaaggggtcacgagaaggccttggcaagtagaattaaggaaaaccctaaggtgttcgataaatatgtgaagagtaaaaggatgagacgtgacggaatagggcctataaaaggtgaaggcgggaaaatcagtacggaaccagtagaaatggcagaggtgcttaatgagtattttgcctcggttttcacagaggagaaggacctgggtggatgtactgtgggcttgcggtggactgaaaagattgagtatgtggaatttagcaaagaggttgtgctggaatctttgaatggcatcaagatagataagtcgtcgggtccggatgggatgtaccccaggttactgtggaaggcgagggaagagattgcagagcctctggcgatgatctttgcatcgtcgatggagacgggagaggtgccggaggattggaggattgcggatgtggttcctattttcaagaaggggaatagggatagcccaggaaattaccgaccggtgagtctaacctcagtggtgggtaagctgatggagaagatcctgagggacaagatttatgagcatttggagaggtttagtatgctcaaaaatactcagcatggctttgtcaaaggcagatcgtgctttacgagcctggtggagttcttcgaaaatgtgactaaacacattgacgaagggaaagcgggagatgtggtttatatagattttagcaaggcgttcgacaaggtcccccatgcaaggcttctagaaaaagtgagggggcatgggatccaaggggctgctaccctgtggatccagaactggcttgcccaaaggaggcagagagcgggtatagatgggtctttttctaaatgaagatcagtcaccagtggagtgccccagggatctgttctgggacccttgctgtttgtcattttcacaaatgacctggatgaggaagtggagggatgggttggtaagtttgccgacgacacgaaggttggtggggttgtggatagtctggagggatgtcagaagttacagagggacatagataggatgcaagaccaggcggagaagtggcagatggacttcaacccagataaatgcgtagtggtccattttggcaggtcaaatgggatgaaggagtacaatataaagggaaagactcttagtactgtagaggatcagaaggaccttggggtccgggtccataggactctaaaatcggccccgcaggtggaggaggtggttaagaaggcgtatggtgtgctggcctttatcaatcgagggattgaatttaggagtccggggataatgatgcagctttataagaccctcgtcagaccccacttggagtactgtgctcagttctggtcgcctcattacaggaaggatgtggaaaagattgaaagggtgcagaggcgatttacaaggatgttgcctggattgagtggcatgccttatgaggataggctgagggagctcggtcttttctccttggagaggcataggatgagaggagacctaatagaggtatataagatgttgagaggcatagatcgggtggactctcagaggctttttcccagggtggaaatggctgctacgagaggacacaggtttaaggtgctggggggtaggtacaggggaaatgttagggggaagtttttcacacagagggtggtgggtgagtggaatcggctgccgtcagtggtggtggaggcaaactcaatcgggtcttttaagagacccctgggtgagtacatgggacttaataggatggagggttataggtaggcctaaaaggtagggatatgttcggcacaacttgtggggccgaagggcctgttttgtgctgtggttttctatgtttctatgtttctatacggagaccggaactatgcacggtgctcccagtgtggtctaaccgagggatacggagactggaactgtgcacggtgctcccagtgtggtctaaccgaggataTGGAGACtcgaactgtgcacggtgctcccagtgtggtctaactgaggataTGGAGACtcgaactgtgcacggtgctcccagtgtggtctaaccgaggatatggagactggaactgtgcacggtgctcccagtgtgggtctaaccgagggatacggacccCGGAACtgagcacggtgctcccagtgtggtctaaccgagggatacggagactggaactgtgcacggtgctcccagtgtggtctaaccgagggatacggagactggaactgtgcacggtgctcccagtgtggtctaactgagggatacggagactggaactgtgcacggtgctcccagtgtggtctaaccgagggatacggagactggaactgtgcacggtgctcccagtgtggtctaaccgagggatagggagactggaactgtgcacggtgctccgagtgtggtctaaccgagggatacggagactggaactgtgcacggtgctccgagtgtggtctaaccgagggatacggaggtGAGTGCCTCGTGAGCTGTGTGTCTGCTATAACAAGATTGATTACCTTCCCACTTGCACACACAGGTCTCCACGGATGGTTCCGGGTTTGGAGTCTGCAGGGTTTGTTTCACCCATCATATCACGGCCCATCTTCACGATGTTCTGTCCTTCCCAACACTGGAacagtcaacaaaacaaagagagAATGTTACAACCTCACAGGTAACTCGTAATTAAAtaccagtgtacagatatctccctgagagagagagagggggctgagagacaccagtcagtgtacagatatctccctgagagagagagagagggctgagagacaccagtcagtgtacagatatatccctgagagagagagagggggctgagagacaccagtcagtgtacagatatctccctgagagagagagagggggctgagagacaccagtcagtgtacagatatatccctgagagagagagagggggctgagagacaccagtcagtgtacagatatctccctgagagagagagagggggctgagagacaccagtcagtgtacagatatatccctgagagagagagagggggctgagagacaccagtcagtgtacagatatctccctgagagagagagagggggctgagagacactagtcagtgtacagatatctccctgagagagagagaggggactgagagacaccagtcagtgtacagatatctcccttagagagaggggactgagagacaccagtcagtgtacagatatctccctgagagagagagcggggactgagagacaccagtcagtgtacagatatctccctgagagaggggggactgagagacaccagtcagtgtacagatatctccctgggagagagaggggactgagagacaccagtcagtgtacagatatctccctgagagagagagaggggactgagagacaccagtcagtgtacagatatctccctgagagagagagcggggactgagagacaccagtcagtctacagatatctcccttcgagagaggggactgagagacaccagtcagtgtacagatatctccctgagagagcgaggggactgagagacaccagtcagtgtccagatatctccctgagagagagagaggggactgagagacaccagtcagtgtacagatatctccctgagagagagaggggactgagagacaccagtcagtgtacagatatctccctgagagagagagaggactgagagaccacagtcagtgtacagatatctccctgagagagagagagggaactgagagacagcagtcagtgtacagatatctccctgggagagagagaggactgagagaaaccagtcagtgtacagatatctccctgggagagagagaggactgagagatgccagtcagtgtacagatatctccctgagagaggggactgtgagacaccagtcagtgtacagatatctccctgagagagaggggggactgagagacaccagtcagtgtacagatatctccctgggagagagagaggactgagagaaaccagtcagtgtacagatatctccctgggagagagagaggggactgagagacaccagtcagtgtacagatatctccctgagagagagagaggggactgagagacaccagtcagtgtacagatatctccctgagaggggactgagagacaccagtcagtgtacagatatctccctgagagagagagaggggactgagagacactagtcagtgtacagatatctccctgagagagagagaggggactgagagacaccagtcagtgtacagatatctccctgagagagaggggactgagagacaccagtcagtgtacagatatctccctgggagagagaggggactgagagacaccagtcagtatacagatatctccctgagagagagagaggactgagagaccacagtcagtgtacagatatctccctgagagagagagagagagataactgagagacaccagtcagtgtacagatatctccctgagagagaggggggactgagagacaccagtcagtgtacagatatctccctgggagagagagaggactgagagaaaccagtcagtgtacagatatctccctgggagagagagaggggactgagagacaccagtcagtgttcagatatctccctgagagagagagaggggactgagagacaccagtcagtgtacagatatctccctgagagagagagggactgagagacgccagtcagtgtacagatatctccctgagagagagaggggactgagagacaccagtcagtgtacagatatctccctgagagagagagagagagataactgagagacaccagtcagtgtacagatatctccctgagagagaggggggactgagagacaccagtcagtgtacagatatctccctgggagagagagaggactgagagaaaccagtcagtgtacagatatctccctgggagagagagaggggactgagagacaccagtcagtgtacagatatctccctgagagagagagaggggactgagagacaccagtcagtgtacagatatctccctgagagagagaggggactgagagacgccagtcagtgtacagatatctccctgagagagagagaggggactgagagacaccagtcagtgtacagatatctccctg
This genomic interval carries:
- the LOC144489493 gene encoding nucleoside diphosphate kinase A-like, translated to MERTLIAVKSDGVQRGLIGDIIKRFEHRGFKLIGMKMVKPTEDLAKQHYIDLKDKPFYAGLCSFTAAGPFVAMCWEGQNIVKMGRDMMGETNPADSKPGTIRGDLCVQVGRNIIHGSDSLETAKKEVALWFKPEELIEWKSCMEAFTYE